From Nicotiana tabacum cultivar K326 chromosome 15, ASM71507v2, whole genome shotgun sequence, the proteins below share one genomic window:
- the LOC107765640 gene encoding cytoplasmic 60S subunit biogenesis factor REI1 homolog 2, with amino-acid sequence MRGLACNACNKEFFDENEQKLHYKSEWHRYNLKRKVARVPGLTEALFVARQSALAEELAEENRRLSETPVLYSCGNCGKEYRSCTAHAQHLQSKSHLARASRELGHHDENSSIIKPLPRQPSREPSDKADEDISGSDEGEWEEVDSEEEMVGGATASLNQLKMNGSTPNGTIDEDSDLDECIDELGPCCCFMCDLKHDTIESCMVHMHKKHGFFIPDVEYLKDPKGFLTYLGLKVKRDYICLYCNDRCHPFCSLEAARKHMEAKGHCKVRYGGGGDDEEAELEEFYDYSSSYVDANGQQLVLSDDVDNSVELGSGGSELIITTRTDDGASVKALGSREFLRYYRQKPRPTRANDIALSAALASRYRIMGLATVQSRERMVKMKVLKAMNRCGGDAMLSKIGMKSNVIRNLPKNTPY; translated from the exons ATGCGGGGCTTAGCTTGTAACGCCTGTAACAAGGAGTTTTTTGATGAAAATGAGCAAAAACTTCATTACAAATCTGAATGGCACCGTTACAATCTTAAACGCAAG GTTGCCAGAGTTCCTGGGTTGACAGAGGCACTCTTTGTAGCCAGACAATCTGCACTTGCAGAAGAACTTGcagaagaaaatagaagattAAGTGAAACTCCGGTGCTATATAGCTGTGGTAATTGTGGCAAAGAATACAGAAGCTGTACGGCTCATGCTCAACATCTGCAATCTAAAAGTCACCTAGCACGGGCTTCGCGAGAGCTAGGTCATCATGATGAGAATAGCTCTATCATCAAGCCTCTTCCACGCCAACCTTCACGTGAGCCTTCCGACAAGGCAGACGAAGATATTAGCGGAAGCGATGAAGGCGAGTGGGAGGAGGTCGATTCAGAAGAAGAGATGGTTGGTGGGGCGACTGCCTCGTTGAATCAATTAAAGATGAATGGAAGTACTCCTAATGGTACTATTGATGAAGATAGTGATCTTGATGAATGCATTGATGAGTTGGGTCCGTGCTGTTGTTTCATGTGTGATTTAAAACACGATACGATAGAAAGCTGCATGGTCCATATGCACAAGAAGCATGGGTTCTTCATTCCTGATGTCGAGTATCTGAAGGATCCTAAAGGCTTCCTCACTTATCTTGGTCTCAAG GTTAAAAGGGATTATATCTGTCTGTATTGCAACGATAGATGTCACCCTTTTTGTAGTTTAGAAGCAGCTCGGAAGCATATGGAAGCAAAAGGTCATTGCAAAGTGCGTTATGGTGGCGGTGGTGATGATGAAGAAGCGGAACTAGAAGAGTTTTATGACTATAGCAGCAG CTATGTGGATGCAAATGGACAGCAACTTGTTTTGTCCGATGATGTTGACAACAGTGTGGAACTTGGAAGTGGTGGATCTGAACTCATCATAACCACAAGAACTGATGATGGAGCGTCTGTTAAAGCACTTGGATCAAGAGAGTTTTTGAGATACTACCGCCAGAAGCCAAGGCCTACGCGCGCTAATGATATAGCTTTAAGTGCTGCCTTAGCCTCGAG GTATCGAATCATGGGTCTAGCAACCGTGCAGTCGAGGGAGCGCATGGTTAAGATGAAGGTGTTGAAGGCCATGAATAGATGTGGCGGGGACGCAATGCTCTCTAAGATTGGCATGAAAAGCAATGTCATTCGTAACCTCCCTAAAAATACACCATATTAG